The following coding sequences are from one Novosphingobium sp. KACC 22771 window:
- a CDS encoding type I polyketide synthase, which yields MTVRHDAAVNAAIVGAACRLPGARDEAAFRNVLNEGLFTVSRVPKGRWHEELAFHPGKNAAGSAYTFAGGFLPDPYDFDIGVFGMSPREAVQVDPQQRLLAELVWEALENARIAPASIAGKEVGVYIGVSALDHANLFGGDPGAIESHFMTGNTLSIVANRISYLFDLKGPSFIVDTACSSSLVAVERALADLRSGRVDTAIVGGVNMLLSPASFVGFSRAQMLSPTGACRPFSARGDGYVRSEGGVVFVLQRGDVAEPGAIRAIIKGASINSDGRTSGIALPGLSGQTSLLERAYAEAGVSPEDLAFVEAHGTGTVVGDPIEATAIGNVLGRPRSKPLPMGSVKSNIGHLEPASGVAGMMKALIALEQRSYPATLHLDGFNPYIDFDALNLQPARQAVALDDGILHCGVSSFGFGGTNAHVIMSSAPMVPAAPPAQAPDALVLSSHCKESLAALAGAYADRLEQGIDPAALASAATGRALMRQRAVLPLGDGAVMAAQLRALSTGGKSAHLMTGTALAGAVKVCFAYNGNGSQFVGMGRDAYGANPAFRRGFDAADAAFVALGHEGLAAAMLGDNLADKLELAEWAQPLIFAIQVGITAALAERGLTPAMVLGHSVGEIAAAHAAGILTLDQAARILMARAHSQEAVHGAGTMATLASGRAAMAELIERSGIAGIDIAATNGPNSITISGPGEAIAAFMRFARKNRVAGRQLDIAYPYHSALLDGIEDSFLAELGEISPAAGELPMISTVSGELQAGAGFDSAYWWQNIRHEVMFSNAARKAAERGANLFIEIGPRMILCSAMTGTMEAAGFTGRALHSLSDGKVTGGDPIGDIIARAIANGLEPQAAGGQVDRRIDLPTYPWQRKTYAYTPTSAALDVHGIAPRHPLIGARLVQGAPEWRNVLDPQLVPYLADHVVGGEVVVPATALAEMMLAVARDLWGEGGVCVEDFDILQPLVLGSEEQREISTRLISDPASVEIWSRPRFSPDEWNMHARGRIARAPKLRGEAPGITDLTVAHDDAEEIYRKARQSDIAYGPSFSLLRTLRRQGEDILETTQAVPEAGTGAYGKPQVLHPASVDAAFHGLFDYVTEGDESTKTWLPIRFERLTVWREGADVTDVTIVVDKSGEQLKTVTLWMRDDAGRTVARLDKALLRAVARVEKPALAGVFHLATPPAGLTTVSRPLAQLAQGWFETTQLPVASDGWLLLHAHMRASAIETLRDMAGPDGMIDLPALLDPPALDKSGGRPAEQRAWISELLLDLINAGAVEQVGEHIRLIDTDHPEASVILASCSAEFPEASADLALSALAGTNLPSILRGADVAPPRARLLSRYENASLRLQPAVEALAGCVSVLAARIGADYPRHLHVVVAEKDGEAVMAALTDPVASGLMNGAMAGRLRLSIAAADNLAAERLARTMPVAGQWEIIDLSQPQSANADVVLLCAPAERRMQPQEASALAGLLRAGGVLLTAQPAMDALVGFHRGSAPVEGGQEDGVTLAPMLRDLPELGGVTTMGQLDEGLVVHISERKRAMPAVGQLSCTSVLAAGQHGVHTAQVQRALSEGGWVLAPQDAVVADRLFVVEKSVIEDMAGSVEALRRALFAARGGETRSRLWVVAMAQGDLGAERVAALRAFVRVAMNEMVEADIRFVEIGTGVDDKALALGLGEILMNPGREREFSVTPQGVNSARMLAGLPLAPEPAMEAMLLHFPRPGQLENFQWIEVARHTPPPGHIEVELIATGLNFRDVMLAMGLLFDDVLDEGLAGAVYGLECAGRVVALGEGVHGFALGDLVMGFGQNSFASHAIGPQEAFVPVPEGVSAEAAAGLPVAFYTAWYALVELARLRAGETVLIHGGAGGVGLAAIQIARAIGAKVIATVSSPDKAALARLYGADHICDSRSLDFVDEVRDLHGGADVVLNSLSGEAMRGSIKVLRARGRFIELGKRDYVANSLLALRPFRRNLSYFGVDVDQILALDPELTLVGLKAIEQGFAEGIYIPLPVTTYRAGQISEAFRLMQSAGHVGKIVVSAPQRDGVPSLQAPPFTPGKGVQLIVGGTRGFGLATALWLAGKGAEKIVVASRAGAIDPEVLPVVERLRAQGMVFEVAALDVTDAVAVEALVKRVTARHGPIAGVWHTAVTLSDGMLDGLDQATLDKVLAPKVLGAENLHHATLDQPLAHFVMFSSASALIGNPGQGAYAAANGWLEGLARRRMGAGRPALAVQWGAIADVGLLAARGDTLESLSRIAGVTGMQSADALARLDKVLALASRLTDPVVTISDFAEAGALFSMPVPASPAFAGQFTVRGSSVAATGQSLAEMVAGLNEADALKVVATMLAEEAAAIMRLAAADVDLDASIDSLGMDSLMALELRMGIESRYKIELPMMAISAVGNLRELAQRVLVIARGSEEASPSAVLSDAESALLAIHTGDAGMAETEILGAQRHG from the coding sequence GTGACAGTCAGGCATGATGCGGCCGTGAATGCGGCCATTGTGGGGGCGGCCTGTCGGTTGCCGGGGGCTCGGGATGAGGCTGCATTCCGCAACGTTCTGAATGAAGGTCTGTTTACGGTCAGCCGCGTGCCCAAGGGCCGCTGGCATGAGGAACTCGCGTTCCATCCCGGCAAGAATGCGGCGGGCTCGGCCTATACTTTCGCGGGCGGCTTTTTGCCTGATCCGTATGATTTCGATATTGGCGTGTTCGGCATGTCCCCGCGTGAGGCGGTGCAGGTCGATCCCCAGCAGCGGCTGCTCGCCGAACTGGTGTGGGAAGCGCTGGAAAATGCGCGCATCGCCCCGGCCAGCATCGCGGGCAAGGAAGTGGGCGTTTATATCGGCGTTTCCGCGCTCGATCACGCGAACCTGTTTGGTGGCGATCCCGGCGCGATCGAGAGCCACTTCATGACCGGCAACACGCTCTCGATCGTGGCCAACCGCATCTCCTATCTGTTCGACCTCAAAGGCCCCAGCTTCATCGTCGATACCGCCTGCTCGTCCTCGCTGGTGGCAGTCGAACGCGCGCTGGCCGATCTGCGCAGCGGCCGCGTTGACACCGCTATCGTCGGCGGGGTCAACATGCTGCTCTCGCCCGCCTCTTTTGTGGGTTTCAGCCGGGCGCAAATGCTTTCGCCCACCGGCGCCTGCCGTCCGTTTTCCGCGCGCGGCGACGGCTATGTCCGCTCCGAGGGCGGCGTGGTCTTTGTCCTGCAACGCGGCGATGTGGCCGAACCGGGCGCGATCCGGGCGATCATCAAGGGCGCCTCGATCAATTCGGACGGGCGCACCTCTGGCATCGCGCTGCCCGGCCTCTCGGGCCAGACCAGCCTGCTCGAACGGGCCTATGCCGAAGCGGGCGTTTCGCCCGAGGATCTGGCCTTTGTCGAGGCGCATGGCACCGGCACCGTGGTGGGCGACCCCATCGAGGCAACCGCCATCGGCAATGTGCTGGGCCGTCCGCGCAGCAAGCCCTTGCCGATGGGTTCGGTCAAATCGAACATCGGCCATCTGGAACCGGCCTCGGGCGTGGCGGGCATGATGAAGGCGCTGATCGCGCTCGAACAGCGTTCCTATCCGGCCACGCTGCATCTGGACGGTTTCAACCCCTATATCGATTTCGACGCGCTCAACCTGCAACCGGCCCGCCAAGCGGTCGCGCTGGACGATGGCATTTTGCATTGCGGCGTGTCCTCCTTCGGATTTGGCGGCACCAATGCGCATGTGATCATGAGCAGCGCGCCGATGGTCCCCGCAGCCCCGCCCGCACAGGCCCCCGATGCACTGGTGCTCTCCAGCCACTGCAAGGAATCTTTGGCCGCGCTGGCTGGCGCCTATGCCGATCGTCTGGAGCAAGGCATCGATCCGGCCGCGCTGGCGAGTGCCGCCACAGGGCGCGCGCTGATGCGCCAGCGGGCCGTGCTGCCGCTGGGCGATGGCGCGGTAATGGCTGCCCAGTTGCGCGCGCTCTCCACCGGGGGCAAGAGCGCGCATCTGATGACCGGCACGGCTCTGGCCGGTGCGGTCAAGGTCTGCTTTGCCTATAATGGCAATGGTTCACAATTCGTCGGCATGGGGCGCGACGCCTATGGTGCCAATCCGGCGTTCCGGCGGGGCTTTGATGCGGCCGATGCGGCCTTTGTGGCGCTGGGCCATGAAGGGCTGGCCGCAGCGATGCTGGGCGATAATCTGGCCGACAAGCTGGAACTGGCGGAATGGGCCCAGCCGCTGATCTTTGCCATTCAGGTGGGCATTACGGCGGCGCTGGCCGAACGCGGGCTGACCCCGGCCATGGTGCTGGGCCACAGTGTCGGCGAAATTGCCGCGGCCCATGCCGCAGGCATCCTGACGCTGGATCAGGCCGCGCGCATCCTGATGGCCCGCGCGCATTCGCAGGAAGCGGTGCATGGCGCGGGGACCATGGCCACGCTGGCCTCCGGGCGCGCGGCCATGGCCGAACTGATCGAGCGCAGCGGGATTGCCGGGATCGACATCGCGGCCACCAACGGCCCCAATTCGATCACCATTTCGGGACCCGGCGAGGCGATCGCCGCCTTCATGCGGTTTGCACGCAAGAATCGCGTGGCCGGGCGTCAGCTCGACATTGCCTATCCCTATCACTCGGCGCTGCTCGACGGGATCGAGGACAGTTTCCTTGCCGAACTGGGCGAAATCAGCCCGGCGGCGGGTGAACTGCCGATGATCTCGACCGTTTCGGGCGAGCTGCAGGCCGGAGCCGGTTTTGACAGCGCCTATTGGTGGCAGAACATCCGCCACGAGGTGATGTTCTCGAACGCGGCGCGCAAGGCGGCCGAGCGCGGGGCCAATCTGTTTATCGAAATCGGGCCGCGCATGATCCTGTGCTCGGCGATGACGGGCACGATGGAGGCTGCCGGTTTCACCGGCCGCGCGCTCCACAGCCTGAGCGACGGCAAGGTCACGGGCGGCGATCCCATCGGCGACATCATCGCCCGCGCCATTGCCAACGGGCTGGAGCCGCAGGCGGCTGGCGGTCAGGTGGACCGTCGCATCGACCTGCCCACCTATCCGTGGCAGCGCAAGACCTATGCCTATACGCCGACGTCGGCGGCGCTCGATGTGCATGGTATCGCGCCGCGCCATCCGCTGATCGGCGCGCGTCTGGTGCAGGGGGCGCCCGAATGGCGCAATGTGCTTGATCCGCAACTGGTCCCCTATCTGGCCGATCACGTGGTGGGCGGCGAAGTGGTGGTGCCCGCCACGGCGCTGGCCGAAATGATGCTGGCGGTGGCGCGCGATCTGTGGGGCGAAGGCGGCGTCTGCGTCGAGGATTTCGACATCCTCCAGCCGCTGGTGCTGGGCAGCGAGGAGCAGCGCGAGATTTCCACGCGCCTGATCTCGGACCCGGCCAGCGTCGAAATCTGGAGCCGTCCGCGCTTTTCGCCTGATGAATGGAACATGCATGCGCGCGGGCGCATCGCCCGCGCGCCCAAATTGCGCGGCGAGGCGCCCGGGATCACCGATCTGACCGTGGCCCATGACGATGCCGAGGAAATCTATCGCAAGGCGCGCCAGAGCGACATTGCATATGGCCCCAGCTTCAGCCTGCTGCGCACCCTGCGCCGTCAGGGTGAGGACATTCTGGAAACCACGCAGGCCGTGCCGGAGGCCGGAACGGGCGCCTATGGCAAGCCGCAGGTGCTGCATCCCGCCAGCGTCGATGCCGCCTTCCACGGCCTGTTCGATTATGTCACCGAGGGCGATGAAAGCACCAAGACCTGGCTGCCCATCCGCTTTGAACGGCTGACGGTGTGGCGCGAGGGGGCCGATGTCACCGATGTGACCATTGTGGTGGACAAAAGCGGCGAGCAGCTCAAGACGGTCACGCTGTGGATGCGCGATGATGCCGGACGGACGGTGGCGCGGCTGGACAAGGCTTTGTTGCGCGCGGTGGCGCGGGTGGAAAAGCCCGCGCTGGCCGGCGTGTTTCATCTCGCCACCCCGCCTGCGGGCCTTACCACGGTCAGCCGTCCGCTGGCCCAACTGGCGCAGGGCTGGTTCGAGACGACCCAATTGCCGGTGGCTTCCGATGGGTGGCTCCTGCTGCACGCCCATATGCGCGCCAGTGCGATCGAGACCCTGCGCGACATGGCAGGGCCCGATGGCATGATCGACCTGCCTGCGCTGCTCGATCCGCCCGCGCTGGACAAGAGCGGCGGACGTCCGGCCGAGCAGCGGGCATGGATCAGCGAGCTGCTGCTCGACCTGATCAATGCCGGGGCGGTGGAGCAGGTAGGCGAGCATATCCGCCTGATCGACACCGACCATCCCGAAGCCTCGGTTATTCTGGCCAGTTGCTCCGCCGAATTCCCCGAGGCCAGCGCCGATCTGGCGCTTTCGGCGCTGGCGGGGACCAATCTGCCCTCGATCCTGCGCGGAGCCGATGTGGCGCCGCCGCGCGCGCGCCTGCTGTCCCGCTATGAAAACGCCTCCCTGCGCCTGCAACCGGCGGTCGAGGCGTTGGCGGGCTGTGTATCGGTGCTGGCCGCAAGGATTGGGGCAGATTATCCGCGCCATCTGCATGTGGTCGTGGCCGAAAAGGATGGCGAGGCGGTGATGGCCGCCCTGACCGATCCGGTGGCGTCGGGATTGATGAACGGGGCGATGGCGGGCCGTTTGCGCCTGTCGATTGCCGCGGCGGACAATCTGGCCGCCGAAAGGCTGGCGCGCACCATGCCGGTGGCGGGCCAATGGGAAATCATCGACCTTTCGCAGCCGCAATCGGCCAATGCGGACGTGGTGCTGCTCTGCGCCCCGGCCGAGCGGCGGATGCAGCCGCAGGAAGCCTCGGCGCTGGCCGGGCTGTTGCGGGCGGGCGGCGTCCTGCTGACGGCGCAGCCCGCGATGGATGCGCTGGTCGGGTTTCATCGCGGATCGGCCCCGGTCGAGGGCGGACAGGAGGACGGCGTCACGCTGGCGCCCATGCTCCGCGACCTGCCCGAATTGGGCGGGGTGACGACAATGGGCCAGCTCGATGAGGGGCTGGTGGTGCATATCAGCGAGCGCAAACGGGCGATGCCTGCGGTCGGGCAATTGTCCTGTACGTCGGTTCTGGCCGCCGGACAGCATGGCGTCCACACCGCGCAGGTCCAGCGCGCGCTCTCCGAGGGCGGCTGGGTTTTGGCGCCGCAGGATGCGGTTGTGGCCGACCGTCTGTTCGTGGTCGAAAAAAGCGTGATCGAGGATATGGCCGGATCGGTCGAGGCCTTGCGCCGCGCGCTGTTTGCCGCGCGCGGAGGCGAGACGCGTTCGCGCCTGTGGGTTGTGGCCATGGCGCAGGGCGATCTGGGCGCCGAGCGCGTCGCCGCTTTGCGCGCCTTTGTCCGCGTGGCCATGAACGAAATGGTCGAGGCCGATATCCGCTTTGTCGAGATCGGCACGGGCGTCGATGACAAGGCGCTGGCGCTCGGTCTGGGCGAGATCCTGATGAATCCGGGCCGCGAACGCGAATTCAGCGTGACGCCGCAGGGGGTCAATTCGGCGCGCATGCTGGCGGGCCTGCCGCTGGCGCCCGAACCTGCGATGGAGGCGATGCTTTTGCATTTCCCGCGTCCGGGCCAATTGGAGAATTTCCAGTGGATCGAGGTGGCGCGTCATACGCCGCCGCCGGGCCATATCGAGGTCGAGCTGATCGCCACGGGGCTGAATTTCCGCGACGTGATGCTGGCTATGGGCCTGCTCTTTGACGACGTGCTGGATGAAGGTCTGGCGGGCGCGGTCTATGGGCTGGAATGCGCCGGGCGCGTGGTCGCGCTGGGTGAGGGCGTGCATGGCTTTGCGCTGGGCGATCTGGTCATGGGCTTTGGCCAGAACAGCTTTGCCAGTCATGCCATCGGCCCGCAGGAGGCCTTTGTGCCGGTGCCGGAGGGCGTTTCGGCCGAGGCGGCGGCGGGTCTGCCGGTGGCGTTTTACACCGCGTGGTATGCGCTGGTCGAACTGGCGCGGCTGCGCGCCGGGGAAACGGTGCTGATCCATGGCGGCGCGGGGGGCGTGGGTCTGGCCGCGATCCAGATTGCGCGGGCCATCGGGGCCAAGGTGATCGCCACCGTGTCCAGCCCGGACAAGGCGGCGCTGGCGCGGCTTTATGGTGCGGACCACATTTGCGACAGCCGCAGCCTCGATTTTGTGGATGAGGTGCGCGACCTGCACGGCGGGGCCGATGTTGTGCTCAACAGCCTGTCGGGCGAGGCGATGCGCGGGTCGATCAAGGTGCTGCGCGCGCGCGGTCGCTTTATCGAATTGGGCAAGCGCGACTATGTGGCCAACAGCTTGCTGGCGCTGCGTCCCTTCCGCCGCAATCTCAGCTATTTCGGGGTGGACGTCGATCAGATCCTCGCGCTCGATCCCGAACTCACGCTGGTCGGCCTGAAGGCCATCGAGCAGGGTTTTGCCGAGGGCATCTATATCCCGCTGCCGGTCACGACCTATCGCGCCGGACAGATTTCCGAGGCCTTCCGCCTGATGCAGTCGGCGGGCCATGTCGGCAAGATCGTGGTCAGCGCGCCCCAGCGCGACGGCGTGCCCTCGTTGCAGGCGCCGCCGTTCACGCCGGGCAAAGGGGTGCAGCTGATCGTGGGTGGCACGCGCGGCTTTGGTCTGGCCACGGCCCTGTGGCTGGCGGGCAAGGGCGCGGAAAAGATCGTCGTGGCCAGTCGCGCCGGGGCGATTGATCCCGAGGTTCTGCCCGTGGTCGAACGGCTGCGCGCACAGGGCATGGTGTTTGAGGTGGCCGCGCTCGATGTGACCGATGCGGTGGCGGTCGAGGCGCTGGTCAAGCGCGTGACGGCGCGCCATGGGCCGATTGCCGGGGTGTGGCATACGGCGGTCACGCTCTCGGACGGCATGCTCGACGGGCTGGATCAGGCGACGCTGGACAAGGTGTTGGCGCCCAAGGTGCTGGGGGCGGAAAATCTCCACCATGCCACGCTGGATCAACCGCTGGCCCATTTCGTGATGTTCTCGTCGGCCTCGGCGCTGATCGGCAATCCGGGGCAGGGCGCCTATGCGGCGGCCAATGGCTGGCTGGAAGGGCTGGCGCGGCGGCGGATGGGCGCGGGGCGCCCGGCGCTGGCGGTGCAATGGGGGGCGATTGCCGATGTGGGCTTGCTGGCCGCGCGCGGTGATACGCTGGAAAGCCTCAGCCGCATTGCCGGCGTCACGGGGATGCAATCGGCCGATGCGCTGGCGCGGCTCGACAAGGTGCTGGCGCTGGCCTCGCGCCTGACCGATCCGGTGGTGACCATTTCCGACTTTGCCGAGGCCGGTGCGCTGTTCTCCATGCCGGTGCCCGCCTCGCCCGCCTTTGCCGGACAGTTCACGGTGCGCGGGTCCTCGGTGGCGGCCACGGGGCAGAGTCTTGCCGAAATGGTCGCCGGGCTGAATGAGGCCGATGCGCTCAAGGTGGTGGCCACGATGCTGGCCGAGGAAGCCGCCGCGATCATGCGTCTGGCGGCGGCCGATGTGGATCTGGATGCCTCGATCGATTCGCTGGGCATGGATTCGCTGATGGCGCTGGAATTGCGCATGGGGATCGAGAGCCGGTACAAGATCGAATTGCCGATGATGGCGATCAGCGCGGTCGGCAATCTGCGCGAATTGGCCCAGCGCGTGCTGGTCATTGCGCGCGGTTCGGAAGAAGCCTCGCCCTCGGCGGTGCTGAGCGATGCCGAAAGCGCGCTGTTGGCCATTCACACCGGCGATGCCGGTATGGCCGAAACCGAAATTCTGGGAGCCCAGCGTCATGGTTGA
- a CDS encoding aminotransferase class I/II-fold pyridoxal phosphate-dependent enzyme yields MVDETPPRRLSRDMRSALIAGVKKATAAPSGLLGGMLAGRGRKAPSFEDLPGFEAIRLQQSLAGKIGIPVPFYRLHEARAGVDTVVEGRPCVNFTSYDYLGLNAHPRIVAAVADAAAQWGTSVSASRLTSGERACHRALEGEIASLYGAEDALLFVSGHATNVTTIGTMMGEGDLVIHDALSHNSIVVGAQLSGAHRVNFPHNDIEALDRLLTQLRGQFRHCLIVTEGLFSMDGDGPDLARLVEVKNRHSAWLMVDEAHSLGVLGKTGRGLFEYAGVNPAEVDIWMGTLSKTLVSCGGYIAAPRALIDFLKFRAPGMVYSVGIPPTATVAALTALDLMLSEPERVGALRAAGGHFLNKARGAGLNVGDSWGLAVTPIVLGDSLQTVMLSQRLMERGYATVPVLPPGVPEKAARIRFFISSGHTEAQIDGVIDTLVAEKASLSHSGITLASIAKNTILQRLQALEEDE; encoded by the coding sequence ATGGTTGATGAAACGCCGCCTCGTCGATTAAGCCGGGATATGCGCTCGGCGCTGATTGCGGGCGTGAAGAAAGCGACCGCCGCGCCCTCGGGTCTGCTGGGCGGGATGCTCGCCGGGCGGGGGCGCAAGGCCCCCAGTTTCGAGGACCTGCCCGGTTTCGAGGCGATCCGCCTCCAGCAAAGCCTGGCGGGCAAGATCGGCATTCCGGTGCCGTTCTATCGCCTGCACGAGGCGCGCGCGGGGGTCGATACGGTGGTCGAGGGGCGCCCCTGCGTCAATTTCACCTCCTATGACTATCTCGGGCTGAATGCGCATCCGCGCATCGTGGCCGCCGTGGCCGATGCCGCCGCGCAATGGGGCACCAGCGTTTCGGCCAGCCGCCTGACCTCGGGCGAGCGGGCATGCCATCGCGCGCTGGAGGGCGAGATCGCCAGCCTCTATGGGGCCGAGGATGCGCTGTTGTTCGTGTCGGGCCATGCCACCAATGTGACGACCATCGGCACGATGATGGGCGAGGGCGATCTGGTGATCCATGACGCGCTTTCGCACAATTCCATTGTGGTGGGCGCGCAATTGTCGGGGGCGCACCGCGTCAATTTTCCGCATAATGATATCGAGGCGCTCGACCGCCTGCTGACCCAGTTGCGCGGCCAGTTCCGCCATTGCCTGATCGTGACCGAGGGGCTGTTTTCGATGGATGGCGACGGGCCGGATCTGGCCCGGCTGGTCGAGGTGAAGAACCGCCATTCGGCATGGCTGATGGTGGACGAGGCCCATTCGCTGGGCGTGCTGGGCAAGACCGGGCGCGGATTGTTCGAATATGCGGGCGTCAATCCGGCCGAGGTCGACATCTGGATGGGCACGCTCTCCAAGACGCTGGTGTCTTGCGGGGGCTATATTGCCGCGCCGCGCGCGCTGATCGATTTCCTGAAATTTCGTGCGCCCGGCATGGTCTATTCGGTCGGCATTCCGCCCACGGCGACGGTGGCGGCGCTGACGGCGCTCGACCTGATGCTGAGCGAGCCGGAACGTGTGGGGGCGCTGCGGGCGGCCGGCGGGCATTTCCTGAACAAGGCGCGCGGTGCAGGGCTTAATGTCGGCGACAGTTGGGGGCTGGCCGTCACGCCCATCGTGCTGGGCGACAGTCTGCAGACCGTCATGCTCTCGCAGCGTCTGATGGAACGGGGCTATGCCACGGTGCCGGTGTTGCCGCCGGGGGTGCCGGAAAAGGCGGCGCGCATCCGCTTCTTCATCTCCTCGGGCCATACCGAGGCGCAGATCGACGGCGTGATCGACACGTTGGTGGCCGAAAAGGCCTCGCTCTCGCATTCGGGCATCACGCTGGCCAGCATTGCCAAGAACACGATCCTTCAGCGGCTTCAGGCGCTGGAAGAGGACGAATGA
- a CDS encoding SDR family NAD(P)-dependent oxidoreductase, which yields MSPGMGRAAIVTGASSGIGRAVALELAQGGWRLGLVGRDAARLAQVAQECGGDVRIGAIDMQDTAAFASFVADFGAVDLFISNHGILDGRREGQMVESAEVARDVVAINLQSVIGALHAVLPGMQARGKGQIAIVSSLAGLSPLPDAPAYSASKAGLVMYGLSLREALRGSGVGVSVCCPGYVATPMGGEHLGNRPHEISAQDAARRIVRNALANKRLFGFPAPLWPMALFSLLIPEGLLRLFNGDLRFTVAKR from the coding sequence ATGAGCCCGGGAATGGGCAGGGCGGCCATCGTGACCGGCGCGTCGAGCGGGATCGGCCGTGCGGTGGCGCTTGAACTGGCGCAGGGCGGTTGGCGGTTGGGGCTGGTGGGCCGGGATGCGGCGCGTCTGGCGCAGGTGGCGCAGGAATGCGGCGGCGATGTGCGGATTGGCGCCATAGACATGCAGGATACCGCCGCCTTTGCCAGTTTTGTCGCGGATTTCGGGGCCGTTGATCTGTTCATTTCCAACCACGGCATTCTCGATGGGCGCCGCGAAGGGCAAATGGTGGAAAGCGCCGAGGTGGCCCGCGATGTGGTGGCCATCAATCTACAATCGGTGATCGGCGCGCTGCATGCCGTCCTGCCCGGCATGCAGGCGCGGGGGAAGGGGCAAATCGCGATCGTCTCCTCGCTGGCGGGCCTGTCGCCCTTGCCCGATGCCCCCGCCTATTCAGCCAGCAAGGCCGGGCTGGTGATGTACGGCCTGTCGCTGCGCGAGGCGCTGCGCGGGTCGGGCGTAGGGGTTTCGGTCTGTTGCCCCGGCTATGTCGCGACGCCGATGGGCGGCGAACATCTGGGCAATCGTCCCCACGAAATCAGCGCGCAGGATGCAGCGCGCAGGATCGTGAGGAACGCCTTGGCCAATAAGCGGCTGTTTGGCTTTCCGGCCCCGCTCTGGCCCATGGCGCTGTTCTCGCTGCTGATCCCGGAAGGACTCTTGCGCCTGTTCAACGGCGATCTGCGCTTTACGGTGGCCAAGCGTTAG